In a single window of the Hoyosella subflava DQS3-9A1 genome:
- a CDS encoding VOC family protein — MSEFPPLGHVALTVKSCDVSRPWYQALFGTQPVIDEDTGPWYHVVWALPGGGLLGIHEHPGTPKEDTFDEVRIGLDHVSFHCGSRSELEAWKVKLDELGVKNGGIKDAPYGSGLSFRDPDGNALEFFAAPAN, encoded by the coding sequence ATGTCTGAGTTTCCGCCATTAGGTCACGTGGCTCTCACTGTGAAGAGCTGCGACGTCAGCCGCCCCTGGTACCAAGCTTTGTTCGGCACCCAGCCCGTCATCGACGAAGACACCGGCCCCTGGTATCACGTCGTGTGGGCATTGCCCGGCGGCGGCTTGCTCGGAATCCATGAACATCCAGGCACCCCGAAAGAAGACACATTCGATGAAGTTCGCATCGGGCTTGACCATGTGTCCTTCCACTGCGGGAGCCGCAGCGAGCTCGAAGCATGGAAGGTGAAACTGGATGAGTTGGGGGTCAAGAATGGAGGGATCAAGGACGCCCCGTATGGCTCCGGGCTCTCCTTCCGCGACCCCGACGGAAACGCGCTGGAGTTCTTCGCGGCGCCCGCAAACTAA
- a CDS encoding 2-hydroxyacid dehydrogenase produces the protein MTVRILAAGDQFVRPGLLVHALHQELGNTVDVSTLELPWPVEPFRRIAEVDEASGSEEQMIEALRGVRICVTQMAPLTERILQACPSLELFAVGRGGPVNANVDAAARHGVTVTCAPGRNAVATSEHTVAMMMAAARRIPHTHGELMGGVWRGDYYQYDQVGVELEGSCVGLVGYGAIGKRVARILKGFGATVLVYDPYIRSDAVTDVDELVGLDELLNRSQVVSLHARLTKDNAGMIGAKEIAAMPNGSIIVNCARGGLLDYDAVCDALESGHLFGAAFDVFPEEPIPVGSRLLATPGIVMTPHLAGASKQTAHNAAKIVAAETGRFLRGEALENAVAPNVRRAG, from the coding sequence ATGACTGTCCGCATTCTCGCCGCAGGTGACCAGTTCGTCCGTCCCGGCCTGCTCGTGCACGCCCTGCACCAGGAACTCGGCAACACGGTCGACGTGTCGACGCTGGAACTGCCCTGGCCGGTCGAACCGTTCAGGCGAATCGCAGAAGTGGACGAAGCGTCGGGCAGTGAAGAACAGATGATAGAGGCGCTGCGAGGCGTGCGTATCTGTGTGACCCAGATGGCGCCGCTCACCGAACGGATTCTCCAGGCGTGCCCCAGTCTGGAACTGTTCGCGGTGGGCCGTGGCGGACCGGTAAACGCGAACGTCGATGCTGCCGCCCGTCATGGCGTAACAGTTACCTGCGCGCCGGGCCGGAACGCGGTCGCGACGTCTGAGCACACCGTCGCGATGATGATGGCAGCTGCCCGGCGCATCCCGCATACTCACGGCGAGCTGATGGGCGGTGTGTGGCGTGGCGACTACTACCAGTACGACCAGGTTGGTGTCGAACTCGAAGGCTCCTGCGTCGGGCTCGTCGGTTACGGAGCCATCGGCAAGCGCGTCGCCCGTATCCTCAAGGGCTTCGGTGCGACGGTGCTGGTGTACGACCCGTACATACGGTCCGATGCCGTGACTGATGTTGATGAGCTTGTTGGTCTCGATGAGCTGCTGAACCGGTCGCAGGTTGTCTCACTGCATGCCAGGCTCACCAAAGACAACGCGGGCATGATCGGGGCGAAAGAGATCGCCGCGATGCCGAACGGAAGCATCATCGTCAACTGTGCGCGCGGGGGGCTGCTCGACTACGACGCTGTATGTGACGCGCTGGAGAGCGGTCACCTTTTCGGGGCAGCGTTCGACGTGTTTCCCGAGGAGCCGATTCCCGTGGGTTCGCGACTGCTAGCCACACCCGGGATCGTCATGACACCGCACCTCGCGGGAGCCAGCAAACAGACCGCGCACAACGCGGCAAAGATAGTTGCTGCGGAAACCGGCCGGTTCCTGCGCGGTGAGGCGCTCGAGAACGCCGTCGCCCCGAACGTCAGACGCGCGGGGTGA
- a CDS encoding FGGY-family carbohydrate kinase, translating into MSDEVWLGIDVGTQSVRCVAVTADGRVAGSGAHPLTSYRSGDRHEQKPESWWEALATASRAALAQADVTVRGVALDATSGTIVLTDRAGRPVTPGLMYDDARAAGEAVTVQEAGEDLWRSLGYRPQASWALPKLLWLYRHADLPEHAVLQHQADYLTSLLTGHPTAADSSHALKTGYDLENEKWPVDVFDAIGVPASMLPDVVRPGTELGVVGAAAADATGIPAGTPVKAGMTDGCAALLGSGALGVGSWNAVLGTTLVLKGVTDTRLRDPLGVVYSHRAPDGNWLPGGASSAGAGVLSAEFPGANLDAMNSKAAERGGTAITYPIVSQGERFPFVAPELRRFTIGEVADDIDYYASLLRGVAYVERLCFDYLDLLGAPTHGTLSVTGGGARSSYWNQLRADVLQRSIVVPEHADAAMGMAILARAGTGPLADGAHGFSRRATKFEPRSDQTTMHDDSYLTLIDELHKRGWLPDSVARHARRRRNR; encoded by the coding sequence ATGTCTGACGAGGTCTGGCTTGGCATCGATGTTGGTACTCAGAGCGTGCGGTGCGTCGCGGTCACCGCAGATGGCCGGGTCGCGGGCTCCGGTGCACACCCGCTGACGAGTTACCGGAGCGGAGATCGGCATGAACAAAAACCTGAATCATGGTGGGAAGCGCTCGCAACCGCTAGCCGGGCAGCACTAGCACAGGCGGATGTCACCGTCCGTGGCGTCGCGCTCGACGCCACGTCGGGGACGATCGTGCTGACTGATCGCGCTGGCAGGCCGGTCACACCCGGCCTCATGTACGACGACGCACGTGCGGCGGGCGAGGCTGTCACGGTGCAAGAAGCGGGAGAGGATCTCTGGCGGTCACTGGGCTACAGGCCGCAAGCGTCCTGGGCACTGCCGAAACTGTTGTGGCTGTACCGGCACGCAGACCTTCCCGAGCACGCGGTGCTGCAGCACCAGGCTGACTACCTAACGAGCCTCCTCACGGGACACCCCACCGCGGCGGATTCGAGCCATGCTCTGAAAACCGGGTACGACCTCGAAAACGAGAAATGGCCTGTAGACGTGTTCGACGCAATCGGTGTTCCCGCATCGATGCTGCCCGACGTGGTCCGGCCGGGAACGGAACTCGGCGTGGTCGGTGCGGCCGCTGCCGACGCGACGGGCATCCCCGCGGGAACGCCCGTCAAAGCTGGTATGACAGATGGCTGCGCGGCACTGCTCGGCTCCGGAGCACTGGGGGTGGGTTCGTGGAACGCTGTTCTGGGCACAACGCTGGTGCTGAAAGGCGTGACGGACACGCGGCTGCGCGATCCGCTCGGTGTTGTCTACAGCCACCGCGCGCCTGACGGCAATTGGCTGCCGGGTGGTGCGTCCAGTGCAGGCGCAGGTGTGCTGTCCGCCGAGTTTCCTGGCGCGAACCTCGATGCGATGAATTCGAAAGCTGCGGAGCGAGGTGGCACTGCAATTACGTATCCCATTGTGTCGCAGGGGGAGCGGTTCCCGTTCGTGGCGCCCGAACTGCGGCGTTTCACCATCGGTGAAGTAGCCGACGACATCGACTATTACGCGTCATTGCTGCGCGGTGTCGCGTATGTGGAGCGGCTGTGTTTCGACTATCTCGACCTGCTCGGCGCGCCGACACATGGCACGCTCAGCGTCACCGGTGGCGGTGCGCGAAGCAGCTATTGGAATCAATTGCGAGCCGACGTTTTACAGCGGAGCATCGTCGTACCCGAACATGCCGACGCGGCAATGGGTATGGCGATTCTGGCTCGTGCGGGTACCGGCCCGCTGGCCGACGGCGCTCATGGATTCAGCCGTCGGGCAACGAAATTCGAACCCCGCAGTGACCAGACGACGATGCACGACGACAGCTATCTGACGCTGATCGATGAGCTACACAAGCGAGGCTGGCTGCCGGACTCGGTGGCCCGTCACGCGCGGAGGAGGAGAAACCGGTGA
- a CDS encoding NUDIX domain-containing protein gives MAESAGILLYRMSSSLEVFLAHMGGPFWARRTEGAWTIPKGECMPGEDALATAHREFAEEIGSAAPDVAYFKLGSFRYASGKVVHVFAGEAALFEVDAVSSNTFELEWPPRSGRRRAFPEIDDARWVPVAEARPLLVAGQRPMLDALAATVREPPGEATRAE, from the coding sequence GTGGCTGAAAGCGCGGGCATTCTGCTGTACCGGATGAGCAGCTCGCTAGAAGTGTTCCTCGCACACATGGGCGGTCCCTTCTGGGCGCGCAGGACCGAGGGCGCCTGGACGATCCCGAAGGGCGAGTGCATGCCCGGTGAGGACGCGCTCGCGACCGCTCACCGTGAGTTCGCCGAAGAGATCGGCTCCGCAGCGCCCGATGTTGCGTACTTCAAGCTCGGGTCGTTTCGTTATGCATCGGGCAAGGTAGTGCACGTTTTCGCTGGCGAGGCGGCTCTATTTGAGGTCGATGCGGTCAGCAGCAACACGTTCGAGCTCGAGTGGCCGCCACGTTCGGGCCGCCGACGGGCATTCCCCGAGATTGACGACGCCCGCTGGGTTCCGGTGGCGGAAGCCCGCCCACTTCTCGTCGCGGGACAGCGGCCGATGCTCGACGCCCTCGCCGCGACAGTTCGCGAACCGCCCGGCGAGGCCACACGTGCTGAATAA
- a CDS encoding histidine phosphatase family protein, whose product MTDLTLVRHGETVWHADNRYTGSTDIALTERGRQQADQLASWAEQAHLNAIWVSPLGRARDTAAPCERATGLTASVDKRLAELDFGAGEGLTSGEMLAQFPDARRAFERDPVAGHLPGSEDPRRATDRAIDCLKDIAHEHPSGRVLVVGHGTVKRLVLCHLLGIPLRHYRDMFPNVRNCGVTTIRWDGTGHAALIEYNTPIDFPAYDPGKDMTP is encoded by the coding sequence GTGACTGACCTGACTTTGGTGCGCCATGGAGAAACCGTCTGGCATGCGGATAATCGCTACACCGGAAGCACCGATATCGCACTGACAGAACGGGGTCGTCAACAAGCTGACCAGCTTGCGAGCTGGGCGGAACAAGCCCATTTGAACGCGATCTGGGTGTCACCGCTGGGGCGGGCACGTGACACGGCAGCCCCTTGCGAGCGTGCCACCGGCCTCACCGCATCCGTGGACAAGCGGCTCGCCGAACTTGACTTCGGCGCAGGCGAAGGACTGACCAGCGGGGAGATGCTCGCACAGTTCCCAGACGCGCGGCGCGCGTTCGAACGGGACCCCGTTGCGGGGCACTTGCCAGGCAGTGAAGATCCGCGCCGAGCAACGGACCGGGCGATCGACTGTCTGAAAGACATTGCCCACGAGCATCCGTCGGGCCGGGTTCTGGTAGTTGGCCACGGGACAGTGAAACGTCTGGTGCTCTGCCATCTGCTTGGTATCCCGCTGCGCCATTACCGAGACATGTTCCCGAATGTCCGTAACTGCGGCGTCACCACAATCCGTTGGGACGGAACGGGGCACGCCGCATTGATCGAATACAACACCCCCATCGACTTCCCCGCATACGACCCAGGAAAGGACATGACCCCATGA
- a CDS encoding MarR family winged helix-turn-helix transcriptional regulator, which yields MANDELPVGLLMFISFRYLEGRVHEALEAAGYGDVSIAQGRVAARIAPGGSRLTDLAEQAQITKQTAGFLVDQLEKSGLVERVPDPMDKRARLVRFTEHGKRLSAAANAAVAEVEAEWEAHLGKRHMDQLRRALFELREVTDPYM from the coding sequence ATGGCGAACGACGAATTGCCCGTTGGGCTGCTGATGTTCATTTCGTTCCGGTACCTCGAAGGCCGCGTGCATGAGGCACTTGAGGCCGCAGGGTACGGAGACGTGAGCATCGCGCAAGGCCGAGTCGCAGCCAGGATTGCGCCGGGGGGCAGCCGCCTCACCGACCTCGCCGAGCAGGCGCAAATCACCAAACAAACAGCAGGCTTCCTCGTCGACCAGCTGGAGAAATCGGGCCTCGTGGAACGAGTGCCCGACCCGATGGATAAGCGGGCACGGCTCGTCCGGTTTACCGAACACGGGAAGAGGCTCTCGGCCGCCGCCAATGCCGCCGTCGCGGAAGTCGAGGCCGAATGGGAAGCGCATTTGGGGAAACGACATATGGATCAGTTGCGCCGCGCGCTGTTCGAACTGCGGGAAGTCACTGACCCGTACATGTGA
- a CDS encoding maleylpyruvate isomerase family mycothiol-dependent enzyme: protein MDHEARWYAIEQERLHLADMLESLTPHEWDAPSLCEGWRVRDVAAHVALGANPPLRAAAREAIRTYGRFNKMNQALGIAYGSRPVDQIVAALRKHAASRKLPPITNQRNILADTLIHAQDIALPLSRDHHMPVELARDSADRLWEMIWPMWAKRRYRGVRFTATDTAWSAGRGSDVHGPISALLMVLGGRRATLSHLSGDGLPHLTPRV, encoded by the coding sequence ATGGATCACGAAGCTAGGTGGTATGCAATCGAGCAGGAACGGCTACATCTCGCTGACATGCTCGAGTCACTTACCCCCCATGAATGGGATGCTCCCTCACTGTGCGAGGGATGGCGCGTACGCGACGTCGCGGCGCATGTCGCGCTGGGCGCTAACCCGCCGCTCCGCGCCGCCGCACGAGAAGCCATACGCACCTACGGCCGCTTCAACAAAATGAACCAGGCGCTCGGAATCGCCTATGGCAGTCGCCCAGTGGACCAGATCGTCGCGGCGCTTCGCAAGCATGCGGCGTCACGCAAACTTCCGCCGATAACCAATCAGCGAAACATTCTCGCCGACACACTCATCCACGCTCAGGACATCGCTCTCCCCCTCAGCCGCGATCATCACATGCCAGTCGAACTCGCGCGCGACAGCGCCGACCGGCTCTGGGAGATGATCTGGCCGATGTGGGCGAAACGGCGCTACCGCGGAGTCCGCTTCACCGCGACCGACACCGCCTGGAGTGCAGGACGCGGCTCAGACGTGCACGGCCCGATCAGCGCATTGCTGATGGTGCTCGGCGGACGTCGTGCCACACTTTCGCACCTCAGCGGAGATGGGCTCCCCCACCTCACCCCGCGCGTCTGA
- a CDS encoding cupin domain-containing protein, with product MNSHYSAPGDGIALDTFDGIHVVKASAATTGGAYELFEVDVRPGPLVPLHTSPWGATAYVLEGTITFVSETVQHTLTRGASITITPGTPYTWNAAAPGARILAFTTGDGAGSFFADIARLPRDRTMDETMSVMAEIAHRHGVSVGTSPQSAIG from the coding sequence ATGAACAGCCACTACAGCGCACCCGGCGACGGTATCGCTCTCGACACATTCGATGGCATTCACGTCGTCAAGGCGAGCGCCGCGACGACTGGCGGCGCATACGAACTATTCGAGGTCGACGTGCGGCCCGGACCGCTCGTTCCTCTTCACACCTCGCCCTGGGGAGCGACGGCCTACGTGCTCGAAGGCACGATCACCTTCGTCTCGGAAACCGTGCAGCACACGCTCACGCGAGGCGCGAGCATCACAATCACGCCAGGCACTCCCTATACATGGAACGCTGCCGCGCCAGGTGCCCGCATACTGGCGTTCACAACCGGGGACGGCGCGGGATCATTCTTTGCCGACATCGCACGACTGCCCCGGGATCGCACAATGGATGAAACGATGTCAGTCATGGCTGAGATCGCGCACCGACATGGTGTTTCCGTTGGGACAAGCCCCCAGTCGGCTATCGGGTGA
- a CDS encoding DUF2252 domain-containing protein: MMNHRVLADADSRAYGSMRDQPVSRDERYKVGQELRHSVPRSSLAEWKKPNDRADPVEQVNVSHQGRLDWLVPVRVGRMIASPYGFLRGTAGLMATDVATLPATGIMPVICGDSHMGNFGFYASPERELVFDLNDFDEAHPGGWEWDLRRLVASIWVAGRQNGASEGQCGEATHSCVEAYRGQLRRLAEMPLLQRHFERLDVDRLRATANDSSLRHQIERSAKRARKRTSDRALPRFTEERDGQRRIVEEPPLITSLGEKEATRLAEALDQYLESVPSQWRRVLAGYTVRDVAHKVVGVGSVGLRAYVVLCEGSSPDDVLFLQLKQARRSVIARFVHGDDAWHAHQGQRVVEYQHALQTASDPLLGWTSFDGRQFYVRQFRNMKGAIDIDDIDTEALADYARICGHLLAKGHARTSGASMIAGYLGKSDKVAESLSKFAKAYADQTEEDHQALVDAVKNGKIPAE, translated from the coding sequence ATGATGAACCACCGCGTCCTGGCCGATGCAGATAGCCGCGCCTACGGCTCGATGCGGGATCAGCCGGTATCGCGCGACGAACGGTACAAGGTGGGTCAGGAGTTGCGGCACAGTGTGCCCCGGTCATCTTTGGCCGAGTGGAAAAAACCGAATGACCGTGCCGATCCGGTCGAGCAAGTGAACGTATCGCATCAAGGGCGGCTGGACTGGCTGGTCCCGGTGCGGGTCGGACGCATGATCGCGTCACCCTACGGCTTTCTGCGTGGCACCGCGGGACTGATGGCTACTGATGTTGCGACGCTCCCCGCGACCGGAATCATGCCTGTGATCTGCGGAGACTCGCATATGGGTAACTTCGGTTTCTACGCGTCACCGGAACGTGAACTCGTTTTCGATCTGAACGACTTCGACGAAGCACATCCCGGGGGCTGGGAATGGGACCTGCGGCGGCTCGTTGCCAGCATCTGGGTAGCGGGACGGCAGAACGGTGCCTCCGAAGGTCAGTGCGGGGAAGCCACACATTCGTGCGTGGAGGCGTACCGAGGCCAGTTGCGCCGCCTCGCGGAGATGCCTCTGCTGCAGCGTCATTTCGAACGCCTTGACGTCGATAGGCTGCGCGCCACCGCCAACGACAGCAGCTTGCGCCACCAGATAGAGCGGTCCGCCAAACGGGCCCGCAAACGCACCAGTGACCGTGCACTGCCACGGTTCACCGAAGAGCGCGACGGGCAGCGCCGCATTGTCGAAGAACCACCGCTGATCACCAGCCTCGGCGAGAAGGAAGCCACCCGGCTAGCTGAGGCGCTCGATCAGTACCTCGAATCCGTGCCGTCGCAGTGGCGGCGCGTACTCGCCGGCTACACGGTGCGCGACGTCGCCCACAAGGTGGTTGGTGTGGGGAGCGTCGGTCTGCGCGCCTACGTGGTGCTATGTGAAGGCAGCAGTCCCGACGACGTCCTCTTCTTGCAGTTGAAGCAGGCCCGACGATCCGTCATTGCGCGGTTCGTCCACGGCGATGACGCGTGGCATGCGCACCAGGGTCAGCGCGTCGTCGAATATCAGCACGCACTGCAAACGGCGAGTGACCCACTGCTCGGCTGGACGTCCTTCGACGGCCGGCAGTTCTATGTCCGCCAGTTCCGGAACATGAAGGGCGCGATCGACATCGACGACATTGACACCGAGGCGCTCGCGGACTATGCCCGCATTTGCGGCCACCTCCTCGCGAAAGGACATGCGCGGACCAGTGGCGCGTCAATGATCGCTGGGTATCTGGGGAAAAGCGACAAGGTCGCGGAGTCGCTCAGCAAGTTCGCCAAGGCGTACGCCGACCAGACCGAGGAAGACCATCAGGCGCTGGTCGATGCGGTGAAGAACGGGAAGATACCGGCGGAATAG